One part of the Salinivirga cyanobacteriivorans genome encodes these proteins:
- a CDS encoding phosphatidate cytidylyltransferase has translation MKNFVQRSLTGFLFAIVTLISILWHEVTFTLFYGVVMLLILIEYHHMLRKVHGHPLMAWQIILSILMYVGGWLVVNKVIPFSALALTIPLFFLVFITELYRRKRRIAQNLSMTFLPVIHVALPLALLVAIGYLSGEYDYRMILSIVLFTWTFDTFAYIVGVLIGKNRIAPKISPKKSWEGFIGGLVASAGLALVLSHYWAVFDPVKWIVISVLISIGATFGDLVESVLKRAAGMKDSGRILPGHGGVFDRFDGFLFAIPFVFSYLYLLN, from the coding sequence TTGAAGAATTTTGTACAGCGCTCGCTCACAGGTTTCTTATTTGCAATTGTTACATTAATCTCTATTTTGTGGCATGAGGTTACCTTTACACTCTTTTATGGAGTTGTAATGTTGCTAATTCTTATTGAGTATCATCACATGCTGCGTAAAGTCCACGGGCATCCGTTGATGGCCTGGCAAATTATTTTATCCATATTAATGTATGTTGGTGGATGGTTGGTGGTCAATAAAGTTATTCCTTTCTCAGCCCTGGCATTGACGATTCCTCTGTTTTTTCTGGTTTTTATAACTGAATTATACAGACGAAAGCGGCGCATTGCACAAAACCTGTCCATGACATTTTTACCTGTAATTCATGTGGCCCTGCCCCTTGCTTTGCTGGTTGCGATAGGTTACCTCTCTGGCGAATATGATTACCGGATGATTCTCTCCATCGTTTTATTTACCTGGACATTTGACACTTTTGCATACATTGTAGGCGTGCTGATAGGGAAGAACAGAATTGCACCAAAAATTTCACCAAAAAAATCATGGGAAGGCTTTATTGGTGGTTTGGTAGCATCAGCGGGTCTGGCTCTTGTACTGTCGCATTACTGGGCTGTATTTGATCCTGTTAAATGGATCGTTATTAGCGTATTAATCAGTATCGGAGCAACTTTTGGAGACCTGGTCGAGTCTGTATTGAAACGCGCTGCTGGTATGAAAGATTCAGGCAGGATTCTTCCGGGGCATGGAGGCGTTTTTGATCGTTTTGATGGTTTTCTCTTTGCCATACCTTTTGTTTTTAGCTATCTTTATTTATTGAATTAA
- a CDS encoding phosphatidylserine decarboxylase family protein, translating to MKIHRAGYKIIIITILILLLLTAGMHFIFNSFYATLITGIVALGIVVFVLRFFRVPGRLVNTEKDVLVAPADGTVVAIEEVFEEEFLQKKALQISIFMSVWNVHINWFPANGIMKEFRYHPGKFLVARHPKSSVLNERTSILMETSEKVPVVIRQIAGIVARRIENYVKDANSKVTVGQEMGFIKFGSRVDVFVPLNSDLKINIGQKVRGKVTRIAQIPDIAYVS from the coding sequence ATGAAAATTCATCGCGCAGGTTATAAAATAATCATAATCACAATATTAATACTGCTATTGCTCACAGCAGGTATGCATTTTATTTTTAATAGTTTTTATGCCACATTAATCACAGGAATTGTAGCTCTTGGTATCGTGGTTTTTGTGTTGAGGTTTTTCAGGGTTCCCGGCAGATTAGTAAATACTGAAAAAGATGTGCTTGTTGCGCCAGCCGATGGAACAGTTGTGGCCATCGAAGAAGTTTTCGAAGAAGAGTTTTTACAAAAAAAGGCCCTTCAGATTTCTATTTTTATGTCTGTATGGAACGTCCATATCAATTGGTTTCCGGCCAACGGTATTATGAAAGAATTCAGATACCACCCTGGCAAATTTCTGGTTGCACGGCATCCTAAGTCATCTGTACTTAATGAACGCACAAGCATACTTATGGAAACATCTGAAAAAGTTCCGGTGGTTATCAGACAAATTGCCGGAATTGTGGCGCGTAGAATTGAAAATTATGTAAAAGATGCAAATTCTAAGGTTACAGTAGGGCAGGAGATGGGCTTTATAAAGTTTGGGTCCAGGGTGGATGTATTTGTTCCGCTTAATTCTGATTTGAAGATTAATATTGGACAAAAGGTTCGCGGAAAGGTAACCCGGATAGCTCAAATCCCTGACATAGCTTATGTTAGTTGA
- the asnB gene encoding asparagine synthase (glutamine-hydrolyzing) — MCGIAGYWNAGVDFNAQSLEVMAAALRHRGPDYSGRFVEGKAGLIHERLSIIDLNERSNQPIHSHDGRFVMVYNGEVYNFNELATQFRIETKTTSDSEVVLELFVKKGVEFVNYMSGMFAIAIYDRKEERLFLFRDRVGIKPLFYYEQPGTFIFASELKALQRALPHDRLRLNHQAVLNYLHLGFIPAPDTIYENTHKLLPGELAIIDANGVVKRKWWSVERQIGKEQIKSEREALVRFDKVLNSAVQSRLISDVPVGTFLSGGIDSSLVSAVAARHYPGRIKTFTIGFEHTRHDETGYAAKVAKHIGSEHRMLYATEKEAEELLPDIISQYDEPFADTSAIPTMLVSRLAKDEVTVTLSGDGGDELFMGYGAHVWAGRLAKPGVQMMAPFYRTALAMGGSRYKRVARLFEKSQVHEPHIFSQEQYFFSQRELLQLVKQPGEVFKPQFEHIRRQLTPEERQALFDFKYYLPDDLLTKVDRASMRYALETRVPLLDYRMVEMAFNLDPGLRLKGKSGKYLLKQLLYKYVPKELFDRPKQGFSVPLEQWMKGPLEGWFNAYLDKSMLMKHGVVNPEYVADLQKKFKSPKYAFLYNRLWAVAALHAWLDSNT, encoded by the coding sequence ATGTGTGGTATTGCAGGTTACTGGAACGCTGGTGTGGATTTTAACGCGCAATCGCTTGAAGTGATGGCTGCAGCCTTGAGGCACAGAGGACCTGATTATTCAGGCAGATTTGTGGAAGGAAAGGCTGGGCTTATACACGAGCGCCTTAGTATAATCGATCTTAACGAAAGGTCCAACCAACCCATTCATTCGCATGATGGCAGGTTTGTAATGGTTTATAATGGCGAAGTTTATAACTTTAATGAGCTTGCAACCCAATTTCGTATTGAAACTAAAACTACCAGCGATAGTGAGGTGGTGCTTGAGTTATTTGTCAAGAAGGGTGTGGAGTTTGTAAACTATATGAGCGGTATGTTTGCCATTGCCATTTACGACAGGAAAGAGGAGCGGTTATTCTTGTTTCGCGATCGCGTGGGCATTAAACCGCTTTTTTATTATGAGCAGCCGGGTACATTTATTTTTGCATCAGAACTTAAAGCTTTACAACGTGCTTTACCACACGATAGGTTAAGGCTTAACCATCAGGCTGTACTCAATTACTTGCATTTGGGTTTTATACCTGCTCCCGACACAATTTATGAAAATACGCATAAGCTTTTACCAGGAGAGTTGGCTATAATTGATGCCAATGGAGTTGTGAAGCGCAAGTGGTGGAGCGTGGAACGACAAATTGGAAAAGAGCAGATCAAAAGTGAGAGAGAGGCACTGGTTCGCTTCGATAAGGTGCTGAACAGTGCTGTTCAAAGCAGGCTTATCAGCGATGTGCCTGTGGGTACTTTTTTGAGTGGGGGCATTGATAGTAGCCTGGTTTCTGCTGTGGCGGCCCGGCATTATCCTGGTCGTATTAAAACATTCACAATAGGTTTTGAGCATACCCGGCACGATGAAACAGGGTATGCCGCTAAAGTCGCCAAACATATTGGTTCTGAGCACCGAATGCTTTATGCTACAGAAAAAGAGGCTGAAGAGTTGCTGCCCGATATTATTTCACAATACGATGAGCCTTTTGCCGATACAAGTGCCATACCTACCATGCTTGTTTCCAGGCTGGCTAAAGATGAAGTAACCGTAACACTTTCTGGAGATGGCGGCGATGAGTTGTTTATGGGTTATGGAGCCCATGTTTGGGCCGGGCGCCTTGCAAAACCAGGTGTGCAGATGATGGCTCCGTTCTACAGGACGGCATTAGCAATGGGTGGTAGCCGTTATAAAAGAGTTGCCCGCCTGTTTGAAAAATCACAGGTTCACGAACCTCACATTTTTTCGCAGGAACAGTACTTTTTTAGCCAAAGAGAGCTGCTTCAGCTGGTTAAACAACCGGGTGAAGTTTTTAAACCACAATTTGAACATATTCGCCGGCAACTGACACCAGAGGAGCGTCAGGCTTTGTTTGATTTTAAGTACTACCTGCCTGATGACCTGCTTACAAAAGTAGACCGTGCCAGTATGCGATATGCACTTGAAACGCGTGTTCCATTGCTGGATTATCGTATGGTTGAAATGGCCTTTAACCTTGATCCGGGGCTGCGCCTGAAAGGGAAGTCGGGTAAATATTTGTTGAAACAGCTTCTTTACAAATATGTCCCAAAGGAACTTTTCGACAGGCCAAAGCAAGGCTTTTCAGTGCCACTCGAACAATGGATGAAGGGGCCACTTGAG
- a CDS encoding sodium:solute symporter family protein: protein MQLANLDWVILSIFFLIVISIGWVASRTARKDTSQFFLGGRGMPWWLLGVSMVACTFSADTPNLVTDFVRTSGVAKNWAWWAFLITGMVTVFIYAKLWRRSDVLTDLEFYELRYSGKMASFLRIFRSVYLGLFFNVLIMASVSLAAIKIGAVMFGLAPWVTIVIGSISVAIYAGIGGLKGVIWADFFQYSIAMFGAIYAAVIALQQPEVGGLDGLLSHPDIQDKLSFIPDFSDPGTLLTLLIIPIAVQWWSVWYPGAEPGGGGYIAQRMLSAKNEKNAIGATLFFNFMHYAIRPWPWIIVALASLIIYPDLVSIHHEFPNIDPEYLKHDIAYPAMMSKLGPGWLGLVVASLIAAYMSTIGTHLNWGSSYIVNDFYKRVIKPDAPEKELVRVGQLSTLLLMLFSGIIALTIMENAQEAFNILLLSGAGSGAIYLLRWFWWRINALTEIVAMVSATLTAIILIFAIDDQTLTTQYLDAFTVRLLIAVGVTTIVWVSTTLLSKPEDEETLANFYRKTRPGGPGWKKIARKVFPDETKPHAWAMPIQILNVFIGSITVYAALFGIGSLIYGEWIQASVLLFMTVAGSFTILKLFHKLRADIK, encoded by the coding sequence ATGCAATTAGCAAACCTGGACTGGGTCATCCTGTCCATATTTTTTCTGATCGTTATAAGCATTGGCTGGGTTGCATCGCGCACTGCACGTAAAGACACTTCGCAATTTTTCCTGGGGGGACGTGGTATGCCCTGGTGGCTACTTGGGGTCTCAATGGTGGCATGCACTTTCTCGGCTGATACACCAAACCTTGTAACAGATTTTGTGCGTACATCGGGTGTTGCTAAAAATTGGGCATGGTGGGCCTTCCTCATCACAGGCATGGTTACGGTTTTTATTTATGCCAAACTCTGGCGCAGATCTGACGTGCTCACTGACCTCGAGTTTTATGAGCTGCGCTACTCAGGCAAAATGGCCTCTTTCCTCAGAATATTCAGATCGGTATACCTGGGCCTTTTCTTCAATGTACTCATAATGGCCAGTGTTAGTTTGGCTGCTATAAAAATTGGTGCTGTAATGTTTGGGCTTGCACCATGGGTAACCATTGTAATTGGATCCATTTCTGTGGCTATTTATGCTGGTATAGGAGGGTTAAAAGGTGTAATCTGGGCAGATTTCTTCCAGTACAGCATTGCCATGTTCGGAGCTATTTATGCCGCTGTTATTGCCTTGCAGCAACCGGAAGTCGGTGGTTTAGATGGGTTATTGTCTCACCCTGATATTCAGGATAAACTAAGTTTTATTCCTGACTTTAGCGACCCGGGAACATTGCTTACCTTGTTGATAATTCCCATTGCTGTGCAATGGTGGAGTGTTTGGTATCCGGGTGCAGAACCTGGTGGCGGAGGATACATTGCTCAACGCATGCTTTCGGCAAAAAATGAAAAAAATGCCATCGGAGCCACGCTCTTTTTTAATTTTATGCATTACGCGATTCGTCCCTGGCCATGGATAATTGTTGCGCTGGCATCCCTGATAATTTATCCTGATTTGGTATCTATTCATCATGAGTTCCCGAATATCGATCCTGAATACTTAAAACACGATATTGCCTACCCGGCCATGATGTCGAAACTTGGCCCCGGGTGGCTCGGACTTGTGGTAGCCTCTTTAATTGCAGCCTATATGTCAACCATCGGCACCCATTTAAATTGGGGCTCATCTTACATCGTCAATGATTTCTATAAAAGGGTAATCAAACCCGATGCGCCCGAAAAGGAGCTAGTACGCGTCGGACAATTGTCTACGCTATTACTTATGTTGTTTTCAGGCATAATTGCCCTCACTATTATGGAAAATGCCCAGGAAGCCTTTAACATACTTTTACTCTCTGGAGCAGGATCAGGAGCCATTTACCTTTTGAGATGGTTCTGGTGGAGAATTAATGCACTTACTGAAATTGTGGCGATGGTTAGTGCCACGCTCACAGCAATCATACTCATTTTTGCAATTGACGATCAGACGCTTACCACTCAATACCTGGATGCTTTTACAGTACGATTGCTAATAGCTGTGGGGGTCACCACTATTGTATGGGTGAGTACAACACTGCTTTCAAAACCTGAAGACGAAGAAACCCTGGCTAACTTTTACCGCAAAACACGTCCGGGCGGGCCCGGTTGGAAAAAAATTGCCCGCAAAGTATTCCCCGACGAAACAAAGCCGCATGCATGGGCCATGCCTATACAAATTCTAAATGTGTTTATAGGCTCCATCACGGTCTACGCTGCCCTGTTTGGCATTGGAAGCCTGATTTATGGGGAATGGATTCAGGCTTCAGTACTATTATTCATGACCGTTGCAGGAAGTTTTACAATACTGAAGTTATTCCATAAACTTAGAGCAGATATAAAATAA
- the ftsH gene encoding ATP-dependent zinc metalloprotease FtsH, producing the protein MEKENNQQRQQQNDNSNKTPKRPKFNVYWIYGAILLLFIGMQFFSSMGNGAREITWKDFKNNMLQQHHVERLVVVNKQKVEVYIKPGELGRGRYKEFSEGGFSSGPQYYFTIGSVEYFEKQMDEAQQDFSEEQRISPQYETREDHIGNLIGWLLPIAIIVAIWIFIMRRMTGGGAGGGQIFNIGKSKAKLFDREGSKVKVDFSNVAGLSEAKVEVKEIVDFLKKPERYTELGGKIPKGALLIGPPGTGKTLLAKAVAGEAEVPFFSISGSDFVEMFVGVGASRVRDLFKQAKEKSPCIIFIDEIDAIGRARGKNPNMGSNDERENTLNQLLSEMDGFDTNSGVIILAATNRVDVLDKALMRAGRFDRQIHVELPDLNERKEIFKVHLSPLKKVDPELNPDFLAKQTPGFSGADIANAVNEAALIAARKEKTKVEKQDFLDAIDRIIGGLEKRNKIISKSEKKTIAYHESGHATVSWLLEHANPLVKVTIVPRGQALGAAWYLPEERQITTKEQMIDEMAALMGGRAAEEIVFGKVSTGALNDLERATKKAYAMVTYFGMSAEVGNISFFDSTGQNEYSFTKPYSEETAKLIDKETRKLVEASYQRALKVLRDNRDGHEQLAQRLLEREVIFADDLEDIFGKRKNDIIEAGDKNEYDSFSKENNKDEQNQEA; encoded by the coding sequence ATGGAGAAAGAGAATAATCAGCAGAGACAACAGCAAAACGATAATTCCAATAAAACACCGAAACGACCAAAATTTAATGTTTACTGGATTTACGGTGCAATTTTGTTGCTCTTTATTGGCATGCAGTTTTTTAGCAGCATGGGTAATGGTGCGCGCGAAATCACATGGAAAGATTTTAAAAACAACATGTTACAGCAACATCATGTTGAGCGCCTGGTCGTTGTTAACAAGCAAAAAGTTGAAGTATACATAAAACCGGGTGAGCTTGGACGCGGAAGATATAAGGAGTTTAGCGAAGGAGGATTCTCTTCAGGTCCCCAGTATTATTTCACCATTGGTTCAGTAGAGTATTTCGAAAAACAGATGGACGAAGCACAACAGGATTTTTCTGAAGAACAACGCATAAGTCCACAATACGAAACACGTGAAGACCATATTGGAAATTTAATAGGCTGGCTCTTACCCATTGCTATTATAGTAGCTATATGGATTTTCATTATGCGACGCATGACCGGAGGTGGTGCTGGTGGTGGCCAAATTTTTAATATTGGAAAATCAAAAGCTAAACTTTTTGATCGAGAAGGTTCAAAAGTAAAGGTTGATTTTTCAAATGTTGCGGGATTAAGTGAGGCCAAAGTTGAAGTTAAAGAAATTGTTGATTTTTTAAAGAAACCTGAACGATATACCGAATTGGGCGGAAAAATACCCAAAGGCGCCCTGCTAATAGGCCCCCCGGGAACCGGAAAAACATTGCTTGCAAAAGCAGTTGCAGGCGAGGCCGAGGTTCCGTTCTTCTCTATTTCGGGTTCCGACTTTGTTGAAATGTTTGTAGGGGTTGGTGCCTCAAGAGTTAGAGACCTCTTTAAACAAGCCAAAGAGAAATCGCCATGTATAATTTTTATTGATGAGATTGATGCCATTGGGCGGGCAAGAGGTAAAAACCCAAATATGGGTTCTAATGATGAGCGTGAAAATACCCTGAACCAATTATTGAGTGAAATGGACGGGTTTGATACCAATTCCGGTGTTATTATCCTGGCTGCAACAAACAGAGTGGATGTGCTGGATAAGGCATTAATGAGGGCCGGACGTTTTGATCGACAGATTCATGTAGAATTACCTGATTTGAATGAGCGAAAAGAGATATTTAAAGTACATCTTTCACCTTTAAAAAAGGTGGATCCGGAACTTAACCCTGATTTTCTGGCCAAACAAACACCGGGTTTCAGCGGAGCAGATATTGCAAATGCTGTGAACGAAGCTGCATTAATAGCAGCACGGAAGGAAAAGACTAAAGTTGAAAAGCAGGATTTCCTCGATGCTATTGACAGAATTATTGGCGGACTTGAGAAACGAAATAAAATAATTTCTAAGTCAGAAAAGAAAACCATTGCTTACCACGAGTCGGGTCATGCTACTGTAAGTTGGCTGCTCGAGCATGCTAATCCTTTGGTGAAAGTCACCATAGTGCCACGTGGGCAAGCCCTTGGCGCAGCATGGTACCTTCCGGAGGAGCGTCAAATTACCACTAAAGAGCAAATGATTGATGAAATGGCTGCACTTATGGGTGGGCGCGCTGCTGAGGAGATTGTATTCGGAAAAGTCTCGACCGGTGCACTTAACGACCTTGAAAGAGCTACGAAAAAAGCTTATGCCATGGTTACTTATTTCGGTATGAGTGCGGAGGTTGGGAATATAAGTTTTTTCGATTCTACCGGTCAAAATGAGTATAGTTTTACAAAGCCTTACAGTGAAGAAACTGCCAAACTCATCGATAAAGAAACCCGTAAGTTGGTGGAGGCTTCCTATCAACGCGCACTAAAAGTCCTGAGAGACAATCGTGATGGACACGAGCAATTAGCCCAGCGGCTCCTGGAGCGAGAGGTTATTTTTGCCGACGATCTTGAAGATATTTTTGGAAAGAGAAAAAATGATATCATTGAGGCGGGTGATAAAAATGAATACGATTCTTTTTCAAAGGAAAATAATAAAGACGAGCAAAATCAGGAGGCATAG
- a CDS encoding putative signal transducing protein, protein MAANDWQMVFSTGQAYQAYIIKDLLKDHEIEAVVIDKQDSFYVTVGEIEVYVEAENVIKAKHLIKKADF, encoded by the coding sequence ATGGCAGCTAATGATTGGCAGATGGTTTTTTCTACTGGTCAGGCTTACCAGGCTTATATTATAAAGGACTTGCTGAAAGATCATGAAATAGAGGCTGTAGTAATCGATAAGCAAGATTCTTTTTACGTAACAGTGGGTGAGATTGAAGTTTACGTAGAAGCCGAAAATGTAATTAAAGCAAAACACCTAATAAAAAAAGCAGACTTTTGA
- a CDS encoding GAF domain-containing protein encodes MKYRFTIANRLFLGFGLIIITLLVSSILTYTTLQQNKQLNEEVANVYSPSVSHLGDMLQLVNNSKMLIKNWVHIERKSGTPDKKRLRELHTEEFPALVSKIKGIYNNWTPEEQAIFDSLEILIKDTLFAQHKQIMGRLNTFESYDDPMVVFEIFPMVEEGGEVINTTNKALDKVKELTNRLEKKSEQKNKAMFESLDSFQLFIVFSGIIMLLISLAIAIFISRATIRPILRLKDFLLIMTRGVLPDEKMKETNDEIGDMSKALNKYIDGMRRTSSFAIDMGKGEYATDFKPLSEEDTLGNALLGMRDDLKKAAEEEERRKKEDEIRNWSAQGIAKFSDILRQNNDDIEKLSYNIVDNLINYIDAIQGAIYVLSTNEEDEGEQYFEMTAAVAYGRQKMVNRKIELEEGLVGRCAFEKATVYLKEIPEDYVRITSGLGDDNPTVLLLVPLKLNNEIFGVLEIVSFKEFADYQIEFVEKVGENIASTISTVRINQRTAKLLEESRQKGEELASQEEEMRQNMEELQATQEESARRENEMQDTIDAINNTLGNFDMDINGYIISANEQYAELIYKKTGDLVGKEHRTLFDPELNDIEHYNEIWEGLKNGMPSEMEIKYSTQDGDVWLKESYTPAKNIEGEYEKIVTLVMDVTEKRSKDSAIRAYQRELEDQGEIVRDTMEQISNIKEEYDKRLIEIEKEKEVIEEESRVQIESLKMQIKELSGDDE; translated from the coding sequence ATGAAGTACAGATTTACCATCGCAAACCGCTTATTTTTAGGCTTTGGTCTCATCATAATCACCCTTCTAGTTAGCAGTATACTTACTTATACAACGCTACAGCAAAACAAACAACTTAACGAAGAAGTTGCCAATGTTTATTCACCATCGGTTTCGCACCTTGGCGATATGTTACAGTTGGTAAACAATTCGAAAATGCTGATTAAAAACTGGGTACATATCGAACGTAAAAGCGGGACGCCCGATAAAAAAAGATTACGAGAACTACATACAGAAGAATTTCCGGCCCTTGTATCAAAAATAAAAGGAATCTACAACAACTGGACACCCGAAGAGCAGGCCATTTTTGATTCGCTGGAAATACTCATAAAAGACACACTCTTTGCACAGCACAAACAGATTATGGGTCGACTGAATACTTTTGAAAGTTATGATGACCCTATGGTAGTTTTTGAAATTTTCCCAATGGTAGAAGAAGGGGGCGAAGTCATCAACACTACAAACAAAGCGCTGGACAAGGTAAAAGAACTGACGAACCGTTTAGAGAAAAAAAGCGAGCAAAAAAACAAGGCCATGTTCGAATCGCTGGATTCCTTCCAGCTGTTTATTGTATTCTCAGGTATCATCATGCTGCTCATATCGCTGGCCATTGCCATATTCATTTCACGTGCTACCATCAGGCCAATATTGCGACTCAAAGATTTTCTACTGATTATGACCAGAGGTGTGCTGCCCGACGAAAAAATGAAAGAGACCAATGATGAGATTGGCGACATGAGCAAAGCCCTTAACAAATACATTGATGGCATGCGTCGCACCTCCAGCTTTGCCATTGATATGGGTAAAGGTGAGTACGCCACTGACTTTAAACCGTTAAGTGAAGAAGACACACTGGGCAACGCCTTACTGGGCATGCGCGACGACCTTAAAAAAGCTGCTGAGGAAGAAGAACGCCGCAAAAAAGAGGACGAAATACGCAACTGGAGTGCACAGGGTATTGCCAAGTTTAGTGATATACTCAGACAAAACAACGACGATATTGAAAAACTTTCTTACAACATTGTCGATAACCTCATTAACTACATTGATGCCATACAGGGAGCCATCTATGTACTCAGCACCAACGAAGAGGATGAAGGTGAGCAGTATTTTGAAATGACAGCCGCAGTAGCCTACGGCCGGCAAAAAATGGTCAATCGGAAAATAGAGCTCGAAGAAGGTCTGGTAGGAAGATGCGCATTTGAGAAAGCAACTGTTTACCTTAAAGAAATACCCGAAGACTACGTCCGTATCACAAGTGGTTTAGGCGACGATAACCCAACTGTATTGCTTCTGGTACCACTGAAATTGAACAATGAAATATTCGGAGTACTGGAAATTGTATCATTTAAGGAATTTGCAGATTATCAAATTGAGTTTGTCGAAAAAGTTGGTGAAAACATCGCTTCCACCATTTCAACGGTACGTATCAATCAGCGCACGGCCAAACTACTGGAAGAGTCGAGACAAAAAGGAGAAGAACTGGCTTCGCAGGAAGAGGAAATGCGACAAAACATGGAAGAACTCCAGGCCACACAGGAGGAATCGGCAAGGCGCGAAAACGAAATGCAGGATACCATTGATGCCATCAATAATACACTGGGTAACTTTGACATGGACATCAACGGATACATCATCAGCGCCAATGAACAATATGCCGAGTTAATTTATAAAAAGACAGGCGACCTTGTAGGAAAAGAGCACCGTACGCTTTTCGATCCCGAGCTAAACGATATTGAACATTACAATGAAATTTGGGAAGGATTAAAAAACGGAATGCCATCAGAGATGGAAATTAAGTACAGCACACAAGATGGAGATGTTTGGCTCAAAGAATCATATACACCCGCCAAAAATATAGAGGGCGAATATGAAAAAATAGTAACCCTTGTAATGGATGTTACCGAAAAACGCAGTAAAGACAGTGCAATACGTGCATACCAGCGTGAACTCGAAGATCAGGGTGAAATAGTGCGCGACACCATGGAACAAATCAGTAATATTAAGGAAGAATATGACAAAAGATTAATTGAGATAGAGAAAGAAAAAGAAGTTATTGAAGAAGAATCAAGGGTTCAAATCGAAAGCCTGAAAATGCAGATAAAAGAATTATCGGGCGATGATGAATAA
- a CDS encoding DUF362 domain-containing protein, which translates to MAYKITEDCVACGSCIPECPVDAISEGDIYVIDPDTCTDCGACADVCPTEAIIPE; encoded by the coding sequence ATGGCTTACAAAATTACTGAAGATTGCGTTGCATGCGGAAGCTGCATACCAGAATGCCCGGTAGATGCTATATCAGAAGGTGATATTTATGTAATTGATCCTGATACTTGCACTGATTGTGGTGCATGTGCTGACGTATGTCCTACAGAAGCAATTATTCCTGAATAG
- the rsfS gene encoding ribosome silencing factor, producing the protein MNSNETEKKNKEYMQGQNKPGDIINCIIEGIKEKKGEEIVKLDLKNLEQAVTDYFIICHANSNRQVDAIADHVEKNLRKQYQEHVLHKEGTSQAEWILLDYANIVVHVFKKDVRNTYKLEELWGDGELTRISDLKEQE; encoded by the coding sequence TTGAATAGCAACGAAACTGAAAAGAAGAATAAAGAATATATGCAAGGACAGAACAAACCAGGTGATATTATAAATTGTATAATTGAAGGTATTAAAGAAAAGAAGGGCGAAGAGATTGTTAAACTAGACCTTAAGAACTTAGAACAGGCTGTAACCGATTATTTTATCATATGTCATGCAAATTCCAACAGGCAGGTAGATGCTATAGCAGACCATGTTGAGAAAAATTTGCGAAAACAATATCAGGAGCACGTTTTACATAAAGAAGGTACATCTCAGGCCGAATGGATTTTACTTGATTACGCCAATATTGTAGTGCATGTTTTTAAAAAAGATGTACGAAATACATATAAACTGGAGGAGTTGTGGGGTGATGGTGAACTTACACGAATAAGCGATTTAAAAGAACAAGAATAG